The nucleotide window CGCGTGACATGCGCCATCCAGCCCTCGCTGACCCCTGCCCCTTCGTTGCCCACCACCCACGCCACCGGCCCGCGCAGGTCGGTATCGAACACCGCGGCCTCGGCGTGCGAAGAGGTCGCCAGCAACGGGATCGCCAGGCGCGGCGCCAGCGTCTCGAGCGTGCAATGCTCGACGATATTCAGGTGGAAGTTCGCGCCCATGCCGGCGCGCAGCGTCTTGACCGACCACGCGAAGGCGCAGCCGGTGGCGAGGAAGGCGTCGCGGATGCCGGCCGCGGCCGCGCTGCGCAGGATCGAGCCGACATTGCCGGCGTCCTGCACCCCGTCGAGGATGATGCAGTCCTGTTCGATGCGCGCCGGCAGGTGCCCCACCGGCGTCTCGATCACCAGCATCAGGTCGATGCCGTTGACCACGCCGCTGATCTGCGTGAACAGCGCATCGGCCAGCACCACCACGCGCTCGCTGTCCATCCGGGCCAGCAGCGGCGCGACTTCGGGGTGGTCGTAGTGGCGCTCCGACACCAGGCAGGTCACGGGCTGGCCGCGCGCGGCCACATAGGCCTGCGCCAGGTGCACGCCGTCGAGCAGCGACTGGCCGGCCTTGCGGCGCTGGTGCGTGGAACCGGCAAGCG belongs to Cupriavidus taiwanensis and includes:
- a CDS encoding TrmH family RNA methyltransferase produces the protein MKHVTSRDNALFKHLKALAGSTHQRRKAGQSLLDGVHLAQAYVAARGQPVTCLVSERHYDHPEVAPLLARMDSERVVVLADALFTQISGVVNGIDLMLVIETPVGHLPARIEQDCIILDGVQDAGNVGSILRSAAAAGIRDAFLATGCAFAWSVKTLRAGMGANFHLNIVEHCTLETLAPRLAIPLLATSSHAEAAVFDTDLRGPVAWVVGNEGAGVSEGWMAHVTRKVGIPQPGGMESLNVAAATAICLFEAVRQRRAG